In one window of Shewanella goraebulensis DNA:
- a CDS encoding porin, translated as MKKTLLSLTVVALLSANSHSVLAESPQFYGRLEMAVTNSDNGSTTQNGKSGTVLENNFSRLGLHGSETIAKNIDVLYRVEVQVNSATNEGSDDVFKPRNTYLGLKTQAGTVLVGRNDTVMKTSKGTAEAFALTNAAYNRMIAGQVRKGDGFTYYSPKFADLITLNATYLIDDNYAEYDDDGIRTDYDEKQYAVSIIAGDKKLKKQSYYLAAAYNTIGGVDAYRGVAQVKIGSLKLGGLFQNTESQEYSYKEGNSYFLSAVYNLNGVNLKAEIGKDEAGFGKYFKNSAASSSEYNRATDVDITSFVIGADYRISKSTKVFAHYAKYEGEYRVENAGPVIDLDEDNIFSVGVRYDF; from the coding sequence ATGAAAAAAACATTACTTTCTTTAACTGTGGTTGCGCTCCTTTCAGCCAACTCACACTCAGTATTAGCAGAGTCACCGCAATTTTATGGCCGTTTAGAAATGGCTGTAACGAATTCAGACAATGGCTCTACTACTCAGAATGGTAAGTCTGGCACCGTATTAGAAAATAACTTTTCAAGACTAGGTCTTCACGGAAGTGAAACAATTGCTAAAAATATTGATGTGCTTTACCGAGTCGAAGTACAAGTTAATTCTGCAACAAACGAAGGCAGTGATGACGTCTTTAAACCAAGAAATACCTACTTAGGATTAAAAACTCAGGCGGGTACGGTTTTAGTAGGCCGTAATGACACCGTAATGAAAACCTCTAAGGGTACAGCTGAAGCGTTTGCCTTAACTAACGCAGCTTATAATCGTATGATTGCTGGTCAAGTCCGTAAAGGTGATGGCTTCACGTATTACTCGCCTAAATTTGCCGATTTAATTACCTTAAACGCCACCTACTTGATTGATGATAATTACGCTGAATACGACGACGATGGTATACGTACTGATTATGACGAAAAGCAATATGCTGTCAGCATTATTGCGGGTGATAAAAAACTAAAGAAACAATCTTATTACCTCGCTGCAGCATATAACACAATCGGTGGAGTAGATGCATATCGCGGTGTGGCTCAAGTAAAAATTGGCAGCCTTAAACTAGGCGGTTTATTTCAAAATACAGAAAGTCAGGAATACAGTTACAAGGAAGGTAACTCTTATTTTCTAAGTGCTGTTTATAATTTAAATGGCGTTAATTTAAAAGCTGAAATTGGCAAAGATGAAGCTGGCTTTGGTAAATATTTTAAAAATAGTGCAGCTTCCTCGAGTGAATACAACCGCGCAACTGATGTCGACATTACTTCATTTGTGATTGGTGCAGATTACCGCATTTCAAAGTCCACTAAAGTATTTGCGCATTATGCTAAATATGAAGGCGAATATAGAGTTGAAAATGCTGGTCCTGTGATCGATTTAGATGAAGATAATATTTTCAGCGTAGGGGTTCGATACGACTTTTAA
- a CDS encoding LysR family transcriptional regulator — MKITLKQLTIFKAIHDNGQISKAAQQLHMSTPAVSMALKELESSLGTRLFERSSNGLSINDNGEVILPYANEMLSKGTQLEQMFAERNAVGGTIKIGSSKTAGNYILSRKIPQFKKLHPLVDIKLVINNSLTIEKMVSEKELDLGFVDAKPGLNNLQYDQWIKDKICLVTSCDNPILEETITPKLLSEQLWVMDSTLSVSRLRNTQLLRSAKITINNELSMNTMGAIKRAIGTGIGVSVLPYLAVKEEIRRGEIVELQLPGWDFNRNYWSIRRNDESLSSLLEEFMRFCNA; from the coding sequence ATGAAAATCACGCTTAAACAACTGACTATTTTTAAAGCGATACATGACAATGGACAGATATCCAAAGCTGCACAGCAGCTTCATATGTCGACTCCAGCGGTCAGTATGGCACTAAAGGAATTGGAAAGTTCTTTAGGTACACGATTATTTGAGCGCAGCAGCAATGGATTATCCATTAATGATAACGGCGAAGTCATTCTTCCTTATGCAAATGAAATGCTGTCGAAAGGGACTCAGTTGGAACAGATGTTTGCCGAACGAAATGCTGTAGGTGGCACCATAAAAATTGGCAGTAGTAAAACGGCTGGAAACTATATTTTATCTCGTAAAATTCCGCAGTTTAAAAAGCTACACCCGTTAGTTGATATAAAACTTGTGATTAATAACAGTTTAACCATTGAAAAAATGGTTTCTGAGAAAGAGTTAGATTTAGGCTTTGTGGATGCAAAACCGGGGCTCAACAACTTACAATATGACCAATGGATTAAGGATAAAATTTGTCTGGTAACGAGTTGTGATAACCCAATACTCGAAGAAACTATTACACCTAAGCTTCTGTCTGAGCAATTATGGGTAATGGATTCGACCTTGTCAGTGTCAAGGCTACGTAATACTCAGTTATTAAGAAGTGCTAAAATCACTATCAATAACGAGTTATCAATGAATACCATGGGCGCGATTAAACGCGCAATTGGAACTGGGATTGGTGTTAGTGTCTTGCCTTATCTTGCCGTTAAAGAAGAAATACGACGAGGTGAAATTGTAGAATTACAATTGCCTGGTTGGGATTTTAATCGTAATTATTGGTCCATCAGGCGAAATGATGAATCACTATCCTCATTATTAGAAGAGTTCATGCGTTTCTGTAACGCATAG